In a genomic window of Cynocephalus volans isolate mCynVol1 chromosome 1, mCynVol1.pri, whole genome shotgun sequence:
- the LOC134374753 gene encoding LOW QUALITY PROTEIN: basic proline-rich protein-like (The sequence of the model RefSeq protein was modified relative to this genomic sequence to represent the inferred CDS: deleted 1 base in 1 codon): PPPSLPPSPPSSPPPPPPPSPPQSPPPPPPSPSPPPPPPPPPPPPPPPPPSPPQSPPPSPPQSPSLPPQPPPPSPPPPPSLPPPPPPPPPSLPPSPPSPPPPPSLPPPPPSPSPPPSSPSPSSPPPSPPRSPPSPSPPQSPSPPPPPPSPPQSPPPSPPQSPSLPPQPPPPSPPPPPSLPPPPPPPPSPSPPSPPPPPSPSPPPPSPPPPPPPSPPLSPPPSPSPPPPPPPPPPSPPSPPPSPPSPPLSPPPSPSLPPPPSLPPPPSPPQSPSPPPSPPSPPRSPPPPPPSPPPPPPLSPPLSPPPSPSLPPPPPPPPPSPPSPPPSPPSPPPPPPPPPSPPSPPPSPPSPPLSPPSPSPPPPPPPPPPSPSPPPPPSPPSPPLSPPPPPPPPPPPPPSPPSPPPSPPSPPLSPPPPSPPSSPSPSLPPPPSPLSPLLPPPPPSPPPPPPPPSPPSPPPPPPPPSPPPPPPPSPPPSPPPSPSPPPPPPPPPPSPPSPPPSPPSPPLSPPPSPSLPPPPSLPPPPPPPSPSPSPSPPPPPPPPPPSPPPS, translated from the exons ccaccaccttcactgccaccatcaccaccatcatcaccaccaccaccaccaccaccatcaccaccacaatcaccaccaccaccaccaccatcaccatcaccaccaccaccaccaccaccaccaccaccac caccaccaccaccaccaccatcaccaccacaatcaccaccaccatcaccaccacaatcaccatcactaccaccacaaccaccaccaccatcaccaccaccaccgccttcactgccaccaccacca ccaccaccaccaccttcactgccaccatcaccaccatcaccaccaccgccaccatcactaccaccaccaccaccatcaccatcaccaccaccatcatcaccatcaccatcatcaccaccaccatcaccaccacgatcaccaccatcaccatcaccaccacaatcaccatcaccaccaccaccaccaccatcaccaccacaatcaccaccaccatcaccaccacaatcaccatcactaccaccacaaccaccaccaccatcaccaccaccaccgccttcactgccaccaccacc accaccaccaccatcaccatcaccaccatcaccaccaccaccaccatcaccatcaccaccaccaccatcaccaccaccaccaccaccaccgtcaccaccactatcaccaccaccatcaccatcaccgccaccaccaccaccaccaccgccaccatcaccaccgtcaccaccaccatcaccaccgtcaccaccactatcaccaccaccatcaccatcactgccaccaccaccatcactgccaccaccaccatcaccaccacaatcaccatcaccaccaccatcaccaccgtcaccaccacgatcaccaccaccaccaccaccatcaccaccaccaccaccaccactgtcaccaccactatcaccaccaccatcaccatcactgccaccaccaccaccaccgccgccaccatcaccaccgtcaccaccaccatcaccaccgtcaccaccaccaccaccaccaccgccaccatcaccaccgtcaccgccaccatcaccaccgtcaccaccactatcaccaccatcaccatcaccgccaccaccaccaccaccaccaccaccatcaccatcaccaccaccaccaccatcaccaccgtcaccaccactatcaccaccaccaccaccaccaccaccaccaccaccgccaccatcaccaccgtcaccaccaccatcaccaccgtcaccaccactatcaccaccaccaccatcaccaccatcatcaccatcaccatcactgccaccaccaccatcaccactatcaccattactaccaccaccaccaccatcaccaccaccacctccaccaccaccatcaccaccatcaccaccaccaccaccaccaccaccatcaccaccaccaccaccaccaccatcaccaccaccatcaccaccaccgtcaccatcaccgccaccaccaccaccaccaccgccaccatcaccaccgtcaccaccaccatcaccaccgtcaccaccactatcaccaccaccatcaccatcactgccaccaccaccatcactgccaccaccaccaccaccaccatcaccatcaccatcaccatcaccaccaccaccaccaccaccaccaccaccatcaccaccaccatca